TTCGTTTGCTTGTGGCGTCTCTTCATTTTCGGTTTCACCGCTTTCCACAGCTGCTTCCGTCGTTGGTGGCTCGATTTGTGCAGCTTCTGGTTCCTCTTGCTCCACTGACTCATCCATTTGTTCTTCCTCCTCCTCGGCATCAtccagttgctgttgttgcgacTCAGACAATGTGTAACTGTTTACATAAGGCGTCTGCATTTTGTAATATTGACCAGTGCTCGGGTCGTAGAAGTAAACAGCCTTCTGTGGTTCGAAGTCGTGTGTGTAAGGCGTTGCATAACCATTATAACTGACTGATTGGTAGGTCTCCTCATCGTCATCATATGCTTGCGTATATTTGTGCTTCGTGTcggaatgtgtgtgtgttttttttctgCGCTTGCGCTTCGTGTTGCGGTTATTGTAGTTGCCCACTGGAGTGTCGATGACATTCGTGTAGCCAGCGTTGAAGAGATTCACCAAAGGATTGGTCATATTCCAACTGATCGTGGGCACGGGCACGCGTATATTTCGTATGAAATTATTCCAGTAGCGTATGAATGGTCGCTGAGTTGTGGTTGGACTGGACTTTTGATGGCGTTGCGGCGATCTTCGCGCTTCTGGTGCGTAGTCGTAGTCAAATGCAGTGCCTACAACGGGATGATTCCACGCGCTGTTAAATGTGATAATTGGGTTGATTATAACGGAAATGTGATTGTATTTAACTTCAAGTTTACCCAATATCTTGTTGCTTTATTGGCTTTAGTACTTTTGCTATACCAAATTGGAGGCAAATCGCAATTACTAGGAGGCAAgtctgtaaaaattaaaaaaaaaaaattaataaaaaaaaacatgtttagTATTGAAATTGCATTGTCTAGAAGCATATTCATTGAAAACTGGTGGAGTAGCCACAAACAACCGCTTAAGACCAAAAGAGACCCTGTCCCCTCGACAGTTGATCTTCGCAAACGTTGTTGACctggataaaaaaaaattaattaagataggccgaaatgcgtgagtatgaagagcttaacaagctggccgacaggggtaatgctcgaaaactcgccgaaaaaaatgcggcgactaacagaaggtttcaaaaccgaagtatactcttgtagaacccccagagatgAGCTAGTAACCAATGCCGAGAGCGTACTAAAATGGTGGAGAGAACACTTTTCGAGCCTGctcaatggcagtgaaagcataacacacGGAGATGGTGAAGGAGCAGACGTTCCTTTGctcaaccatgaagaagttcgaatagcaattacacgtttgaagaacaacaatgTGGCACCTATTCAAATACGACGGCgaggaactgataaggagcatacatcagcttctttgtagaaaatGGTCGGACGCAAGCTCCCTGactattgaaatttaagtgtgctcgcCCAATCCACAAAGAGGGAAACCgcacaatctgcgctaactaccgtgggataaacaccctcaacatcgcatataggGTTTTATCAAGTACATTGTGTGAAAGACCGAAGTCCATCTTCAACACACTGactggaccttatcagtatggctttTGGCCTgggaaatcaacaactgaccagattttcaccatgcgccaaatcttggaaaagacgaatagaaagaggatcgacacacatcattaatacggctgtgtaaactgacgttgagcaataccaaaagctccgtcaggatcgggaaggatctcttcGAACCGTTTGATACCAagtgaggtttcagacaaggtaactccctatcgtgcgaccttttcaatctactgctggagagaataattcgagctgcagaacttattcgagaaggtacaatcttctataagagtgtacagctgctggcggatgccgctgatattgatatcattggcctcttTATCCGCAAAGCAAATgggtgaacgaggacaagacacAATATCTGCCCTCATAacacaaacagtcgtcgcacttgccaCATGACTcacacgtcactattgacagtcataacttcgaagtcgtagataatttcgtttatattagaaccaatattaacaccaacagcaatgtcagcctcgaaactCAACGCAGAAATACTCTTACCAACGGGGGCTACTTCAGACTGActaggcaactgagaagtaaagtcctctctcgacgaaccaagaccaaactccataagtcactcattattcccgtcctgctatatggtgcagaggcatggacgacaacaacatctgatgagtcgacgttacgagttttcgagagaaaggtcctTTGCGGATTGGCAACGTCGAACATCGCATTCgaaggaacgatgagctgtacgagttatacgacgacattgacatagttcagcgaattaagagacagcggcgcGTTGACtatgtcatgttgtccggatgtaAAAGAACACCCCAGCTTTGAacgttttcgattcagtacccgctgaatgaagcagaggaagatctctactccgttggacagatcaagtgaagaaggacctggctgcacttggtatctcaaattggtgccaaattgcgaaaataaGAAATGACTGACGCGCCAATGTGTACTAAAAAAGatcgctgttgtaaactcggctataaccgcctaagcggtgtctacgccattaaagaaaaataatctcTCAGTTCTTTCGATATTTACGCcagatattcaaaattttatatttttattatatgatcATATATTATTTCCACTTTCCCAATTATTTACACGATGATCACATGTTTCAAATAAATTCTATTCAACATTAATTACACACCAATTGTCTGATAAACATTTTCCGTAATTATAGCTGCGCGCTTCAACGTTTTTCTATTGCGAACTCTTTGAAGAATGCCAGAAAACTGATTTCATTATTTGCAGAAATTCGCCCAATAACCGAAAAACTATCGAAAACTCGAACTACTTACTAAAAATAATCTGTAAAGGCAagcaacaattgaaaaaaattaatgcaattttattatcatataCCGTTACAGAGTCGCAGAAGCGTAGTCGTAACGCAAATCTATTTGCCAGTCCCACCTTTCGCCGCGCCACATTAttttctccaaagaaatttGAATATGAATACCACCATAACAAGGAAAGTTTGACGCATccacatgtttgtatgtttgcctGTCAGTGTGCTGCTAagtttgtatttgcatttgtgtattaatgaaaaaataagcgATTTTATCTACTATAAACTgtcatttgcataattttttgcgGCATGAACAAACAGCTGGTCGTCCGCCGAGTTAATGACCGCTTTAAATCAAAGCGCGCTTGGAGGTGTCGCTGGTGACAGCCAAGCATGTAGTTGACGGACTTCAAAGCAAATAAAGACCCTTCGATGGGActtttgttttcgtttatttttaacactcaaattttatttttatctctcGTTCATAACGCTGAcgattatttacatttacatgcaaatttacataaatataaatatttgcgaaTGAAGTGGAAGCAGCAACCTAATTCGCATTCGCGGCTTCCAACATTTA
The sequence above is drawn from the Bactrocera tryoni isolate S06 chromosome 1, CSIRO_BtryS06_freeze2, whole genome shotgun sequence genome and encodes:
- the LOC120766214 gene encoding uncharacterized protein LOC120766214, giving the protein MFIRQLTCLLVIAICLQFGIAKVLKPIKQQDIGAWNHPVVGTAFDYDYAPEARRSPQRHQKSSPTTTQRPFIRYWNNFIRNIRVPVPTISWNMTNPLVNLFNAGYTNVIDTPVGNYNNRNTKRKRRKKTHTHSDTKHKYTQAYDDDEETYQSVSYNGYATPYTHDFEPQKAVYFYDPSTGQYYKMQTPYVNSYTLSESQQQQLDDAEEEEEQMDESVEQEEPEAAQIEPPTTEAAVESGETENEETPQANEEEALSDAEEVSGEVELIPADVENFDDSEEVQTPAKQLVEATKMIKSKNVKSVEELRNAISAYMLDDRFNRMRQQANTAERYKMLRNRVKPRPKQKFTHYLLQQV